The stretch of DNA aaactccatcatcaattagttatcatcatcaaaaagggggagattgttgaatctagaattttgatgatgaaaccaattgatattgtttatgatttaatctgtgttctgagtgacataggaagatgTGATCAggaaaagacaattaaagcaggaggaatcatattgggccagagagaaacatgtcagaagattggacatcgagccgaaggattagtcgacgtatcggtagaaggcttcaggacatgagttcgggcatcaggccaagaagagcgaaaattgtgccaaggaaatcggagttgtggaggtcaactagcagattgggcaataggccgcaagagaggacgatgcgccaaagaattggatgaagcgtcgatgaaccaatgacatgctggacaacatgattcaagctttataataattgtctagatcaaagtatgttttatttgtgcaggattaactacgatagtgatcaaggcataaagcaaaatgaagtcccggagtcaagaacgaaatttcattgggagttcgagagttcatcggaagtccaaacattcatcagaagttctatcgaaattaaccgagaagtctaggagcttgccaaagaagctcgtcggaactcgtcaagaagatcgtcgtgaagtctaggagttcgccgagagtccgctggaacattgttgagagatcgtaggaagttcgccggaagctcgccggaagaaaccgaacttatttagcttagtgtatgccttagaattcgtagttagcacataattgggattgaaatttggccaaccaaattaggggccagttgggcccatgtatgggctGTGTTAGGCCAAATGAAAtgtccaaatagtgacccaacaagtggaaccgtcgtggcacagtctcggaaactatatcaggcagtggtaccactagtctaggcgatggtactgcccaaacacaatctccgtgagactgtcaggcgatggtactgcccagttacAAGGTGCCAGGCGAtgataccacccctgtcaagtagtagtactgcctagtgtcaaaaAGTactagcaatggtaccgctagcacaagcggtggtaccactaggacctaggaaacccgggatgagactttttaagctccaagtttaaatcaacttgaggcttataaatacccctctcatccctagttaacatacacaagcacagagagtttaaaagttagAAAACGCTGTAGTAATtacttaagaaatcccctcctctaagttctaagtttagaattctgtttagagaggagtgtatccttataaatgttgcctcctaaacctgtaaaaggaagaagagggatgtaaaagggtagttggtcttcgcccattgaaggaagaccgttagtggatgccggtggcctcgactaaagattaatcgggagtggatgtaggtcacggcgaccgaaccactataaactcggtttacatttcttttgaacaatttactttaactgcaaacttccttacttgctatactcttccgtacgctttcaatttaagcatctttacaaaacgggtttttatcgtacgaagatttttgaatctttagacATGTTTACAACCTGAAAAGCAAACTTAGAATAgcctcaccaacactccctcacaTGTTTCACACTAGATTGGATTCACTCCACTGTGTTTCACACAATTTTTGGCTTTTCACTACTAGACATGTTtcaccaacactccctcacaTGTTTCACACAATTTTTGGCTTTTCACTACTAAACAATTTTTGGCTTTtcaccaacactccctcacaTGTTTCATACTAGACATGTTCACTACTCTTGCCTTTTACATCTCTTGTTTTGTTCTTTAAGTTCTTATattaactaaggtacctaaacaaatAATTCATATTATGGCAATTCAAAGGTAGTGAAATTGGGTATGTTTAAAAGCAAGCAAAAGGTAGGCCAATTGAAAGGTGTGTGTAATACAATTCAATCATAAGCAAAGATTAGAATTCAAATATCAATTGAACAAAGAAATTTTTTATGAAATTAAGAAAGATTTCTAAATCAAAACaagaattcaaatgaacaaagataaaattttataatttacaaGAATTCCTTGAAtccgcaaaaaaaagaaaaaatcaattCTGATCTCTTTCTCTTTATTTTACCTTAGATTTTCCCTCCCTTTTTTtacgtttgattttttttttttatactataaagtatgaaaataaaaagaagaattatAGACACAAGAAGTACAACAATGAATATGAAGGAAGAACATCAATTATAGATATGgtgcaagaagaagaagtagaagagaaaaaagaaatataaaagataaaaactaAATCGATACGCAAACCTCAAGCCAAGCTTTGgtaccaaatgatggaaatcatcaacttagcaaccatacaccCCGATagttaaagagctatgatacatatgaaatGCAAATTAACCCCCTCCAACAAATTGAAATAAGACAGATCATTTAatattgaagttaggaaaactattctaatcactttatcaataaaaatttgatgaagtaattagaacagTACTTTAATTCCCTTAAAACAATACAAAATAAGaagtttgataagttgaaagAAAAAGCAAATATTCTTGGGTTTTGAATGCCACAAGCAGAAAAACTTGATAAGTTtcgaagttcatgcaagaacttaaaaaaaaaatactaaccaGTGTTAAaagttgaatatacttctcaATTGCTTCCTTAGAAAGAGAGTcaaccttgtttatatagtacaaaggccaaattCAAAGGAAATAAATCCATTAAATacattaaatgacattcatattcctaattcaTGAATATAGATCAATCATGAATCTACCTTAAATTGATTTGgataattattcataaataaacTCACAATTCCTAATATTGTCCAATATgattgaatgacctttattcctcAAAATAGGCTTAAAATTTATCCTTCTCTCAAATTtagactttctcttcatgatttgaaCTTATTTGAATCACGTTGACCATTTTAAGCTCTTCTTGCATCCATAAAACCTATACCTTGATTGAGTCTTGACCAACTGCTCCTTTCAAATATCTTCCAATAAACAAGTTAAaacttttttcatcattttagcttTAACTTTTGTTATTGATCCTCCATGAATAGTTAAAAGATCTTTGGCAGAATTATGATCAACTTGATAGTTCATATCAATATCAATAAGTATTCACTCTTGATGCATACTGATCAAAATATCCACCATTCAATTGTATACAatatttatcatattgcattataTTTGTCATAATCAATGATACCGATCAATCTCAGAGCACATAGATTACATTCTTTTTTCTCAATAGGTTCTTCTTATCCTGCAATCTAATCTAATAACAAATAAACAAACAAGTTTAACAATAAAAGATTATCCATCAAAAAGTCCACCATTCAATTGTATACAATATTTATCATGTTGGATTATATTTGTCATAATCAATGATACCGATCAATCTCATAGCACATAGATGGCATTCTTTTTTCTCAATAAGTTCTTCCTATCCTGCAATCTAATCTAATAACAAACAAACAAGTTTAACAATAAAAGATTATCCATCAAAAAGCCCACCATTCAATTGTATACAATATTTATCATGTTGGATTATATTTGTCATAATCAAGGATACCGATCAATCTCATAGCACATAGATGACATTCTTTTTTCTCAATAAGTTCTTCCTATCCTGCAATCTAATCTAACAAACAAATAAACAAGTTTAACAATAAAAGATTATCTAGAGGATTTGTGGAATCTATGACTCAATTTTCCACTGCCAAACCACTCAGCTGTGTCATCCTCACTGCTACAGTTGTCCAGATCCATGTCGCTACTAGGAGCCGCTGATGGCACGTCATGATCACTTTCCTCCACACACTCCCCTGAAGGGTCTCGATGCCTTCTAGACATTTTTTCCTTCCACCTCTGCCTCACGGTAGCATCTTGAGAAACTGCAGTTCTACCTCCTATTATGGGAAAATTATTAAACCCTTTCCACGAATTAAATCTATTGTCACCATAATCACTGCATTCGTCCTCACTGGATCTCCAAAAATCTGAGTCTTCCTTCTGTGTCACTACCTTCTTTGCATCAATGTCACTGTCTCTAACAAATGAGAAACTATAACTCTTCCTATCTACTTGACTGCCATGCTCTGATCTAACAAAGTCACCATTGTTTATTGCTTTTGGTCGCTTCCAGTCACATCTCAAACACACACTGTTCTTTCGAAAATTAATGTAGTTACACCtgtaaagaaaaagagaagtgaTTCAATAGTATTGGTCATAAACAAGGACTTGTGCAAGAAGCTTGAGTAGCAACAACATTCATCTCATTCTCAAAGACGAATGGTCGTCAGTATCACAATTCAAAAGCACAAAAGGAAATCAtcactattaaaaaaataaaatattggtaAAGGATAGATGACCCTACGAGATGCATTCCCATTCCCCAGGATTAAGCTGCCGATTATGTGGCTTCTCATGGCACTGCAGACATTCAGTATTTTTGGCAAAGTTCAAGAAGTTGCACCTGAAATTacattaaaaaataacataaaactaGAAGAGAATCATAATCTAATTTTTAATCAAGGTTGAGATATCAGAAAACAAACTTCTGGCATATCCAATCTCCTTTCTTAAGAGGAAGATGTCCGTGTTCCTCTTGCAGTTGTAGCATTTTAAATCTCTCTTGGAATTGTCCATTGCAACGCAAGCATGTGATGTTCTTAGCAAAGTTCAGAAAGTTGCATCTTGCAATGAGAAAAACATATTGCATTAAAAATTAACACCAAAAAAAGTGAACTCTTTCTAAATCCAACATATGTCAGGAGGATACTTGGGACAGATCCAATCCCCCTGCTTTGTAGGAACAGAAAGTTGGCCCTTAAAAAGTTGATGCCCGTTTGCTTTGCTCTGCCTATGTAGAGGCCTTTTAGAGGTCAAGGTAAGACTATTCACGTCAAGTTCCTTGGAACTAAATTCCACCATCTCATTCAAAAGTTTCTTAACTGATTCTTTAATAGTCTTGTTCAGGCAAGCTGAGTTCTCCACTGATCCAGTTATAATATCAAGTCCATAAGTCAATAAAATGCGCATCACATCAACAGTTCTTCCTACTTCATCTTCACGTGCCTTAACATATGCTCTCTCGCAACTAACCCGCAGACTGCATGAGCTACAAACCTATAGAGCATAAGAAAATAATGGATAATTATGAAAGAAGTCCTAGTATTCCTTCGCCCCCATTTATTTCTATTTATAGAACAGTTTTGAACTCTAAGAAACATTTTCAGCGCTTACATCTCCTTCCTGAATTCCCACATAAGCCCTCAAACGTTTTCCCGAGTTGACAACTTTTCTGTCTATGCTGGGACATCCACATTGTCcaattatatgaatgtccctcctgGACAAATATCTGCATCAAATCCATATGTCAATAAATGTCAATAATAATTATCGATACTGGGATATTCACTGACAATGTTTCAATATTTTTAACTGACAAAAGTTTCAGAAATTTGCAGTTGTCAATAAAATGTGCATCACATCAACAGTATGCATCATTCACTTTTAATGTAGAACTAACCAGAGCATTAAAATCTCGCCTGCACGTCATGGGCCAAGGCGCATAAACCCGAGTAAATATTTATCACACCACCAAAACAAAGGAAATGATGATCCACCGACGACAGCGAGCtagactagttttttttttttttttctgaaacccAATCTAACACATAGTTACCTAAGCAAAAGCTTACACAATAtaactaaaataatattaatcactATATTTTAAGGATTAACATGGTACAATAATAAACAAAGGATTATAATATCATGAAAATATCTATTTCATATTCCTGAGTCATTTTTTTCTAACATCAATATTTTCAATGGACCTTGTTATAAAATCCTCTTTGACACAtgtcatccactaaaggtttgccccaaaattttctagctttccactacctcagctcaatttaaacattctagcgagcgacaaactatcctgaaaaatttatataacaacggagtgagcatataaagcttagcaagcgactaacatatccagggcgaaagaggacaatttcaaacaaataaggtaccaaatacaaggcagggatacaagagttcatagataaccGCTCAATGAAtgaagaattacaatgtcattttattcaaaacatgttttattcataacaatggagtaaagactaattgaagcatatcaataacataaggagcatttcggggtatatcaatggcgtatgatatattacggagcatatcaatagcatatgaaacatttcggagtatatcaagagCGAAAGgaaaatgtttcaaagcatatcaatggcatatgaaatatttcggagaaatatttcggagcatatcaatggtgtatgaaatgtttccaaACATACCAATGGCATACGAAATAttttaaagcatatcaatggtgtatgaaatgtttcataacatatcaatggcacatgaaacatttcggagcatattaatggtgcatgaaatatttcagagcatatcaatggcatatgaaacatttcggagcatatcaatggcgtatgaaacattttggagtatatcaatgacgtatgacatgtttcagaatatattaatggcatatgcaatatttcggagtatatcaataacaaatgaagcaAAAGCTCAAACATATCATTTAACATTGCATACatttctttcttatccaaagcacaaatagaagcatataacccaagctctagatatcatatcaaacacataaaagGCGAAGtgggatcagtgatttaaaaagcgctaggcgccaaaaggcaccaaggtccaaaaacgcccgaggcgctaggcgcttgcccaagcgctcgcccgagcgaaacgaggcgctaaaatataaaaatatataatataattaatataattatttaaataaaaaatatgctattaaattaagaaaatcgaatacaaaatcacaatgtcatattaataaaaagtctcaaaaattaaaataataaaattttacatcaaatctattgagttgctttgtacacttgccatttattctgaaacctaacaataattttaaataaataaaaattaataatattaaaatcaaaataatatattattaatctaataaataaaaatactattattagtatacagttaactgttaatatactgttaacagtatagtgagaagagtgtgagaagaccgaggctactaaggcaacgacagcgggagcgagagcggcgagcgatAGCGTGAGCGAGAGCTACGAGCGGCAACGGGTGTGGAAGTGGGAGCGGGAGCTACGAGCGGCAAGCGGCGACAACAACGATGAGCAACGATTGTGGCAGTGGCGAGTAGCGACAGTGGTAGTggcagcagagagcaacgacaacggagaagaaatctcgacagcaaaatcgcgagtgttagggttggggaagtcggagaaatcgtgagagggagcctatcggtgatttagttggttcgattgagccaactaaagcactggagaccgaaccagacgtaaaacactggttcggtcgcctggtttaacccgggcgctcgcccgaagcgcccggcgcctgggctcgggcgagcgcctaggcggcgcctcgttgaagcgaggcgctcgggcctcgcctcgccttgcccgagcgcccgagcgcctattgaaatcactgagtGGGATTTCAAACATAATCTCCCATATCTGAGAGTGTCATCCATCCACGTTTGGATGAAGCCAAAGAGGGCCAgcagagcatcgtgggctctaagcatataccatttaccatttctagcaaatgtccagataatccctttaccatttctggcaaaagttcatataatcccacaaacacctaaGTACAAATGGGCATTTTGAACAATAAAATTggcacatatcggaaacacatgtggaacaacagaatgtatgtgcctatatgaaacattGCGATAaaaacataaactttacataatagatttagGTATGCAAATAATTGAATGACAAGAGTATACAGGAtttcaaagcaataatgtaaagttcaactgaagtaaggattttagcagaaatcaatttccaaagagatgaaacaagaaaaagtgaaatcgaccaaagctcgattcggacaaaatttgagaggcacattacatgaattatttggataatcaattatgctccaatttgcaaAAATTAGGTGTAattcgaaagatgtatcaatctagtttttgataaatcaaattttgtataaattgaagTTTCAAACAAGGAGTTATAaacagtttagtaaccaaaggtctaagaatattatctctgttttgcagaattcatagggttgaTTAGAAGAAATGTTTCAATAAGTATTTATACTTCAAATCTTTCAAATCTGATATGCacagaaagatttatgagtctaaACTTTTATAAATCATGTTTtgcataaatcaaaatttccaacaaagagttataagcaagagagtactgaaaggtcagaaCCAACAGTCTCTGCTTTACAGATTTTATAAGGTCGgttgaaataatagtttggatagataattagactctaaatttatcaatcttagtatcaaaagaaaAATCTGTGAGTCTATTTTCAGATGAATTTGGATTTTCCTAAATAAAAAATCGATGCAGAAAGTTATAACTAAAACAATGAAGAAAggtcaaatctcaaaaaatttcagattcataatTTTATTCCCAAACGACAGAAATATCATGTACGACGCCAAAATCTTCCAAATTTTtcagaattaagatgaaatcagagatcaagatTACTATAAGAAAGGGTTAGAACATTTGTCTTAGAAAAATACGATTCTCAAATATgaagaattgatgcaaaacctcaagctaaagcaaagcttcttcttcaatttaattcatcttcccttctcttttcaaGCCTACTCTGGTTGCAACTCTTTTGTTAAGTTCTCCTTTAGTTTCTCCTCTTGTTACATTAGGTTTGgctaatataaggattgcaaggtgacaagcatgcatgaaagaagcttatgtgtcatccataggacaaacataggtggcatcatccataggttagctagtgacacatgaccttcatttttttttaaaacttaatatGAATTTTTTACGAATCATATTCAATTGCtaaaatttatatttaggtcTCTACATTACAAACaagcccttacaaaattttcaaaaatgagatattacactctccactctttaaaagaaaattttagtcctctaacttTGATGAAAAGATGAGATCAAgattgcacctggatagaggtcatcaacatcattgagtcttgccctttccttataacattcaaatcaaaattttcttctaataacttccattgtttcacaaccagtctggccataaaacttgtagattttatactaagtgcatcagctaccaacattggctttacccgggtgataacagatggtacaatcataatcctttagaagttctatttaTCTctgttgcctcatgtttaactcttcctgagtaaaaatatactttaaacttttatgatcagtaaagacttTAAATGTCTGCCCattcaagtaatgcctccaaatctttagagcaaaaataattgctgccaattccaaatcataagttggataattcagttcataactctttagttgtttagaagcataagcaatcactttccccttTTTGCAtcgaaacacatccaaggccctttcatgAAGCATCAATATAACCTACAAATCCCGcgttaccacttggaatagtgagaata from Musa acuminata AAA Group cultivar baxijiao chromosome BXJ2-11, Cavendish_Baxijiao_AAA, whole genome shotgun sequence encodes:
- the LOC135626222 gene encoding uncharacterized protein LOC135626222, with protein sequence MHRVLSPLRVQTHASRRRLAHFLPPPERVLSDPRLGFVCEELRSLDHLPATPPRRQEESSTPARGRSVGGVVEVSHPWPEWVQLMEHLLRKGYLDRSALRVGDASSSSSLSASKDSNLIRTACLNFARDRFYIIRYLSRRDIHIIGQCGCPSIDRKVVNSGKRLRAYVGIQEGDVCSSCSLRVSCERAYVKAREDEVGRTVDVMRILLTYGLDIITGSVENSACLNKTIKESVKKLLNEMVEFSSKELDVNSLTLTSKRPLHRQSKANGHQLFKGQLSVPTKQGDWICPKCNFLNFAKNITCLRCNGQFQERFKMLQLQEEHGHLPLKKGDWICQKCNFLNFAKNTECLQCHEKPHNRQLNPGEWECISCNYINFRKNSVCLRCDWKRPKAINNGDFVRSEHGSQVDRKSYSFSFVRDSDIDAKKVVTQKEDSDFWRSSEDECSDYGDNRFNSWKGFNNFPIIGGRTAVSQDATVRQRWKEKMSRRHRDPSGECVEESDHDVPSAAPSSDMDLDNCSSEDDTAEWFGSGKLSHRFHKSSR